The genomic interval ACATCCACAATTATCTTATTTTCTCAGTGCTGTCTAAGAACCATGATGTTCTGGTTGCTGTTGGAAAGGAAGAGGTAGGTTTACCTGGGAGGAGGGATTTAATATGAACACTAATTTAAGTCTATACTGTTTACTGTAAGTAGATATATTTAAGAAATGTGCAGTATGGAAGTGATCTCATCTAAAGTATTGCTAATGtatgtattaataaaacaattattttgttagttgcaGAGAGTAAACAAAGAGCTTGAAATGGTGCTGTCCTGTTGTCAGACAAAGAATGAAAAATTAAACCAAGATTTGAAAAGGTTGGTTACATTGTGCTTTTCTGTCCTTTAGTCTTGATGATAATTCCATTCAAGTTAAAACCAGTGTTGCTCAGTTTTTATTCTACAGGTATCTTGTACATCTGCACATAGAAGGAAGTGCTTTTAATTTCACTCAGCCTGAACAATATGTACTTTTTACTGTTGATGTATTTGCTAGTTAGTCCCTGATGTTATACTATTAAACACACCTTCTGCATATTGCATTACAATCTACTACAGTTCAAACATCTCTACACAACTGACATagtttatgatgtttgcagtcactgAGTGGttcttgtaattttttattttttttcttctatttcatgtTTTAAGGTGCATTGTCCTGTGTTTAAAAGTTGTTACTTGGTTCTAGTTATCTGCTGTAGACACATCTTGCATCTGCCAGAGAGTGTTCTCTCCAGGGTGATCTCCAGCGCCATCTAGTCAACACCACCTGAGTTGCCTTTTGTAGTGCTGGCAATACAGAGAAGGTGTTAACTAGATGATGTGTCGCTTGCAAACTTTGGCTGATCCAGCCTGTGTTACAAATGTCTGTGGCTGGCAACTAGAATTGAAGAGCCACTTCTGGCTTGCCACCATTAACCTAGTGTTGTGCACAATTTTATCTTTTTATTCACAGTGAACAGAAGTGGTTGGAAGAACAAGAAGAGCTGTTAAAGGCTGTTACTGACAAGGCAGCTGAACTGCAAAATGAAGTGATGGAATTCTCTGAATCGAGGTGTGCCAAATTGGGTGGTGGCTTTTTGATGTGTGCTGATACTTTCCAGAGAACAAAATTTCATCTAGGCCTCCAAAGCTAAAATGCTTATGAACTAGAGTAGTGCCACTTGTGTTATGTAGCGATATAAAATAGTTTAGTTACTGCTGTacattattcttttatttaaccCATATGCCGTAAAGTGGATTATTGTACAGAAACTTGGTGTAGTTATACACCTGATGTAGAAAGTTTGAGTGcttaaatattgaatatttattttagagcAATGCAGGAGCTCAAGGTGAAAATCAATCAAGTTAAAACCTATCAGGAAAAACTGCTGGAAGATCTGGGGGAGTTTATTGAAGAACACTTTCCTCTTCCGCAGCAACAAGGAAAtgcaagcaaaaagaaaaaagtaggtATTTCTGGGCAGGGAAACTTTTAAATGGAATGTAAATGTAACACCTGATAAAATGGATAGAACATttgacaatttttattttcatttagaatgTTCCTCAAGAACCCACCGCAGACCTTATTTCACTGCAGGAAATACTGGAGGTAAGGCAATTTCCAATACATGATGTTTTAtgtgggttatttttttaaacctgatttcaTAATGTTCAGTACATCTTCTCAATATGGAATCCGTTTACTTTTCTACAGCTGTGCCCTCAAGATGATATTTTTCACTAGAAGGCAATTGCATTTCATGGAGGAAACCTATAAATATTCCTGCCAATCTGAGCAGAACACctactgtatttattcttttgtgttttctttccaAATATAGCTTCTTATGAACAAGATCTTACAAACTCCTCATGAACCATATGCAACAATTGATAACACCTTTTGGCCACCTTATGTTGAGATGTTGCTTCGTTATGGAGTTGTATTAAGACACCCTGAAGATCCAAACAGAATTCGGATGGAAGCTTTTCATCAGTGAAGACATGATTCgcaatgttttgtgttttcttatatttttaaacttgtgtGGATAAATGGTGCCTGTTTTAAGACAAGTTGCTTGATCGTCATTTTACGTTATGCTttctgctgttaaaataaattgaagtGTAATAAAATAACCGTGTGCTTTTTGTTTGAGTGGATCCACTCTTGTCAAATCCTGCATTCTTGTTGTGCGTCTATTGTCGACACAATGtcactttgtactgtatgtagtgGTCCAGATAAAAAATCAGAACTAAACGCAATAAATTGAAACTGAATACGTAAAAGTACACAGAAATTTTACTGCACAGCTTGTCTATCCTTTCCCTAAAACCTACATCTCCCACAATCCAATGTCTTTAGTTactataatatctttatttttatatagtgcctttcatggtggaccaccctcacaaagcacttcacagaggtaggctgtgaactgtattatatgcagagtcacttacaacatgacattgatttaacatctcatctgcaggatggagcacaaggaggttagacttgctcagggtcaaacagtgagtcagtcagtggcagaaatgggatttgaaccggcgacctggttacaagccctggactttatcCACTTGAccacagtataatcgtaaatctcgaaaaactactcacttctaactcttttgtagtcatttttgtattactttagtataaatacatgttaatttggattcatatgttgtttttttctgactttatgtgaacgaaaagacacaaaagcgcccgttttctcattggaaatagtcatatttcaaaatatcactgtcctggtcacaaaagcaaagtttgtggggaataatagccattttctatacttttgaggcataagcaattaggaaaaattgttacacggtgtaataataataataacaacaataataatatatttaaaaggcaaacaaaactTCAGAGCagtagcattttttaaaaggcGTTTGTATTTTGTATCGCTAAAATAGACTATTACTAATAGTATTACTCGCGTATATAAACAAGTGTAGGAACAGCGAACAGACCAGTAACTTAATGATACAGAAATGTACAACAATTACAAATTTCAAAATTCTGAGAATCGGACTCCGGATGCTGTTCGCCAAAATAATAAcccaatacatacataaataaaaacactaatgaTAATGTGTCTGTACCAAACAAACACCTGACCAACCACATATTAACATACCGTATTTCTTTGTGGGAGAGTTTCAGCAGTCAGCGTACGTAGTGTCGCTTTTTGATgacgtttacaa from Polyodon spathula isolate WHYD16114869_AA unplaced genomic scaffold, ASM1765450v1 scaffolds_1150, whole genome shotgun sequence carries:
- the LOC121309301 gene encoding centromere protein K-like, with amino-acid sequence MDADELLQQTKALAKHMSVYQPSLAPDITSNAVVSESAIEELLIECEEKWKELEELQNKLTLTETLDDAGSEFSQLMTRVKALTSELNQWQKREPELLSKNHDVLVAVGKEELQRVNKELEMVLSCCQTKNEKLNQDLKSEQKWLEEQEELLKAVTDKAAELQNEVMEFSESRAMQELKVKINQVKTYQEKLLEDLGEFIEEHFPLPQQQGNASKKKKNVPQEPTADLISLQEILELLMNKILQTPHEPYATIDNTFWPPYVEMLLRYGVVLRHPEDPNRIRMEAFHQ